The Garra rufa chromosome 18, GarRuf1.0, whole genome shotgun sequence genome window below encodes:
- the LOC141291393 gene encoding secreted frizzled-related protein 5 gives MLSASALLLLLLGPGIGAMPNGHWEHQGSSRCVPIPSNMALCQGLGYNSMRIPNLLGHESPAEAVQQSTSWLPLLARECHPHARIFLCSLFAPVCLERIISPCRSLCVSVRDSCAPIMNCYGYPWPRILQCDQFPKDHLMCISSVAHMQNGTSNEGRVVPRASCTDCELEEATSSKELLDLFCKSDFVVKVRLSKLNSSSSVLTMFSLGSRVEVLKHGPLLGGEMRSRLTLWLERDATCVGNLTRNHPDGGSFLLTGTVTGKRLLVTKAFSWGKRQRHLNQAARKWKSHRCRG, from the exons ATGCTATCCGCGTCTGCTCTACTGCTGCTCCTGCTTGGCCCTGGCATCGGTGCCATGCCCAACGGACACTGGGAACACCAGGGATCGTCTCGTTGTGTGCCCATCCCAAGCAACATGGCCTTGTGCCAGGGTCTGGGCTACAACAGCATGCGGATACCCAACTTGCTAGGACATGAATCTCCAGCTGAAGCCGTGCAGCAGAGCACCAGTTGGCTGCCGCTCCTTGCCCGAGAGTGCCACCCGCACGCCCGCATCTTCCTGTGCTCGCTCTTCGCTCCTGTTTGCCTTGAGAG GATCATTTCACCATGCAGAAGTTTGTGCGTATCAGTCCGGGACAGTTGCGCCCCCATCATGAACTGCTACGGTTACCCCTGGCCTAGAATACTACAATGCGACCAGTTTCCCAAAGATCACCTCATGTGCATTTCCTCAGTTGCGCATATGCAAAACGGCACCAGCAATGAAGGCCGAG TGGTGCCGCGCGCGAGCTGCACAGACTGTGAGTTGGAGGAGGCCACGTCATCCAAAGAACTGCTCGACCTCTTCTGTAAAAGTGACTTTG TGGTTAAAGTGCGTCTATCCAAGCTGAACTCCAGTAGTTCTGTCCTGACCATGTTCTCCCTGGGTTCTCGAGTGGAGGTCCTAAAGCACGGTCCGCTGCTGGGAGGGGAAATGAGGAGTCGTCTGACACTGTGGCTGGAGCGGGACGCCACCTGTGTGGGCAACCTGACCCGCAACCATCCCGACGGGGGGAGCTTTCTGTTGACGGGCACTGTGACGGGCAAAAGACTGCTAGTCACTAAAGCCTTCAGCTGGGGAAAACGCCAGCGGCACCTGAACCAAGCAGCACGCAAGTGGAAAAGCCATCGGTGTAGAGGGTAG